One Rhodospirillales bacterium genomic window carries:
- a CDS encoding TldD/PmbA family protein yields the protein MDKNRTNLLNDLIDRAKKLGADAADAVLFDSIALEHTHRLGRTEGITRAESSDLGLRVLVGERQAMAASTDLSPDALDQLAAQAVAMAKNALDDPWCGLADPGALAKDIPDLDTLDAEEPTPEILQQRAACAEDAARAIKGVTNSEGAEAGWSRTNVALSASNGFSGAYAVTGHSVAVSVLAGEGTDMQRDYDYDQACFGADLRDGAAIGKRAGERAVARLNPRKMATAEVPVIFDNRVSGSLLRAFAGAISGPSVARGTSFLKDKLNEKIFSDGINIIDDPRRKRGHRSKPFDGEGVGTTRQAWVNDGVLESWIMDCASARQLGLTTTGNAARGTSSPPSPSPTNLYMEAGETDVAALIADIEQGFLVTELMGMGVNGVTGDYSQGAAGCWIENGEIAFPVSELTVAANLKDMFLAMTPANDLVFRTGTDAPSLRIEGMCVAGA from the coding sequence ATGGATAAAAACCGCACCAACCTGCTTAATGATCTGATCGACCGCGCCAAAAAACTTGGCGCAGACGCAGCGGATGCTGTCTTGTTTGATTCAATCGCCTTGGAACACACCCATCGTCTAGGCCGCACCGAAGGCATCACCCGTGCTGAATCCAGCGATCTTGGCCTTCGCGTGCTGGTTGGCGAGCGCCAAGCCATGGCGGCTTCAACGGACCTCAGCCCAGATGCACTGGACCAATTGGCCGCACAAGCCGTTGCCATGGCCAAAAATGCGCTGGATGACCCTTGGTGTGGGCTGGCGGACCCGGGTGCCCTTGCAAAAGATATTCCTGATCTGGACACCTTGGATGCAGAAGAGCCAACCCCTGAAATTTTACAACAACGCGCCGCATGTGCCGAAGATGCGGCACGGGCCATCAAAGGGGTGACCAATTCCGAAGGTGCCGAAGCCGGATGGTCACGAACCAATGTCGCGCTCTCGGCTTCCAATGGATTTTCTGGTGCTTACGCCGTCACCGGGCACAGCGTTGCTGTTTCTGTGTTGGCCGGTGAAGGCACCGACATGCAACGCGATTATGATTATGACCAAGCCTGCTTTGGTGCCGACCTGCGTGATGGGGCCGCCATTGGAAAACGGGCCGGTGAGCGTGCCGTGGCCCGGCTGAACCCCCGTAAAATGGCCACCGCCGAAGTTCCTGTTATTTTTGACAACCGTGTGTCCGGCAGTTTGTTGCGGGCCTTTGCCGGGGCCATTTCCGGCCCATCGGTTGCGCGGGGCACCAGTTTTCTAAAAGACAAACTAAACGAAAAAATATTCAGCGACGGCATTAACATTATCGATGACCCAAGACGAAAGCGGGGGCACCGTTCCAAACCATTTGATGGCGAAGGCGTTGGCACCACGCGACAGGCATGGGTCAACGATGGCGTTCTTGAAAGCTGGATTATGGATTGCGCATCGGCCCGGCAATTGGGGCTCACCACCACCGGCAATGCGGCGCGCGGCACGTCTTCCCCACCTTCCCCTTCCCCCACCAACCTGTACATGGAAGCCGGTGAAACCGATGTTGCCGCTTTGATTGCCGATATTGAACAGGGCTTTTTGGTCACAGAATTAATGGGCATGGGGGTTAATGGCGTCACCGGCGATTATTCCCAGGGTGCTGCTGGGTGCTGGATTGAAAATGGCGAAATTGCTTTCCCGGTAAGCGAGTTGACCGTTGCGGCAAACCTTAAAGACATGTTTTTGGCAATGACGCCCGCCAATGATCTTGTGTTTCGCACTGGCACCGACGCCCCCAGCCTGCGCATTGAAGGCATGTGCGTCGCCGGAGCCTGA